From one Synechococcus sp. WH 8016 genomic stretch:
- a CDS encoding DUF2079 domain-containing protein — protein sequence MQRISPQKQAALAAVIFAVVAITLQWWRLMSLNASYDQGIFFQILWNGLSGHPFESTLSSQLSTNVIHSGEFPALGYQRLSQHFTPILVTWIPLIGLLGIWGLPIIQVGMITAAGIVLYKLAALELSPSLSAKITFSFYFANAVIAPTLANFTDLCQLPLLVFALLYGLRTHNKLLTLICTVLIPLVREDTGVVLAGIALWLGVKQPQRRPLATAMFLVGVSWVVIVTNVLMPMFGDDNARRFMVSNFGQFAPGVDRATSLDILGQVLRQPITLLRELVSPPGDTLLYLAGQGLPLLFIPLIATDAWLMMGFPLLGLLLAKGSNDPLSINIRYTFLVVPGLFGGSIYWWRSREKIFSSKRFRQIWTGCMVLSLLFAIAGNQNRSFSFLIPDSIQPWLYNNPVQQWKHGQSARASIKEIPAQASVSANTNLVPWLANRSVLVRFPHSLNFQDESGIQKSVDWIAVDLKDLSHFASAFPRDRKMLNKSLSKLQKNRSIYSVYSINDGVVLMQKHKSQSKKLEKELDQLIINLSTQNDAPQ from the coding sequence ATGCAGAGGATCTCTCCCCAAAAGCAAGCTGCTTTAGCCGCAGTGATTTTTGCCGTTGTCGCAATCACACTCCAGTGGTGGCGACTCATGAGCTTGAACGCAAGCTACGACCAAGGGATATTTTTTCAAATTTTGTGGAACGGGCTCAGCGGTCATCCATTCGAAAGCACGCTTTCATCACAGCTATCCACCAACGTGATCCATAGCGGGGAATTTCCAGCTCTTGGATACCAGCGCCTAAGTCAGCATTTCACTCCCATTTTGGTGACCTGGATCCCACTGATTGGCCTACTTGGCATCTGGGGTTTACCAATCATTCAGGTGGGAATGATTACAGCCGCTGGAATCGTTTTATACAAGCTTGCAGCTCTTGAGCTCAGCCCATCACTATCTGCAAAAATAACATTTTCTTTCTACTTTGCCAATGCCGTCATCGCTCCAACACTTGCAAACTTTACCGATCTCTGCCAACTACCACTGCTTGTATTTGCTCTTCTCTATGGATTGAGAACACACAACAAATTACTAACGCTCATATGCACTGTCTTAATTCCATTAGTCAGAGAAGATACAGGCGTTGTTCTAGCAGGAATTGCTCTTTGGCTAGGAGTAAAACAACCTCAACGCCGGCCCCTCGCTACAGCAATGTTTTTGGTCGGAGTGAGCTGGGTTGTCATTGTTACCAACGTCTTAATGCCGATGTTCGGCGATGACAATGCGCGCAGATTCATGGTTTCCAATTTTGGACAGTTTGCGCCCGGCGTTGATCGTGCCACAAGCCTTGACATCTTGGGCCAGGTATTGCGCCAACCCATCACTTTGCTTCGCGAGCTAGTGAGTCCGCCAGGAGACACTCTGTTGTACCTCGCCGGACAAGGGCTCCCGCTTCTGTTTATCCCATTGATTGCAACTGATGCTTGGCTAATGATGGGATTTCCACTACTGGGCTTACTACTTGCAAAAGGCAGCAATGATCCACTCTCTATCAACATACGATATACATTTTTGGTCGTTCCAGGACTTTTCGGAGGATCAATCTATTGGTGGCGATCTAGAGAAAAGATCTTCTCGTCAAAACGATTTCGACAAATCTGGACTGGATGCATGGTTCTATCCTTACTTTTCGCAATCGCAGGAAACCAAAATCGTAGTTTTTCATTTTTAATCCCCGATAGCATTCAACCTTGGCTTTACAACAACCCTGTTCAGCAGTGGAAGCATGGACAATCTGCACGCGCGTCAATAAAGGAGATCCCGGCTCAAGCATCTGTTAGCGCAAACACCAATCTCGTCCCATGGCTAGCCAATCGCTCTGTGCTTGTAAGATTCCCCCACTCACTTAATTTTCAAGACGAATCCGGCATTCAAAAATCAGTGGACTGGATTGCCGTCGACCTTAAGGATTTAAGCCATTTCGCATCTGCGTTCCCACGAGATCGGAAAATGCTCAACAAGAGCTTATCTAAGTTACAGAAAAACAGAAGCATTTACTCCGTTTATTCAATCAATGATGGCGTTGTCCTAATGCAAAAACATAAATCGCAATCAAAAAAGTTAGAGAAAGAGCTTGACCAGTTAATTATTAATTTGTCAACCCAAAACGATGCCCCTCAATGA
- the psbD gene encoding photosystem II D2 protein (photosystem q(a) protein) gives MTIAAGRMPQRGWFDVLDDWLKRDRFVFVGWSGILLLPTAYLSIGGWLTGTTFVTSWYTHGIASSYLEGCNFLTAAVSTPADAMGHSLLLLWGPEAQGDFVRWCQLGGLWAFVALHGAFALIGFMLRQFEIARLVGIRPYNAIAFSGPIAVFVSVFLMYPLGQSSWFFAPSFGVAAIFRFLLFLQGFHNWTLNPFHMMGVAGILGGALLCAIHGATVENTLFEDGEQSNTFKAFEPTQEEETYSMVTANRFWSQIFGIAFSNKRWLHFFMLFVPVMGLWTSSIGIIGLALNLRAYDFVSQEIRAAEDPEFETFYTKNILLNEGLRAWMAPADQPHENFVFPEEVLPRGNAL, from the coding sequence ATGACGATCGCTGCAGGTCGCATGCCGCAGCGGGGATGGTTCGACGTCCTCGATGACTGGCTCAAACGCGACCGATTTGTGTTTGTCGGCTGGTCCGGCATTCTCCTTCTTCCCACGGCCTACCTTTCGATTGGTGGCTGGTTAACGGGAACCACCTTTGTAACTTCCTGGTACACCCACGGCATTGCGTCGTCGTACCTCGAGGGTTGCAACTTTCTCACCGCTGCTGTGTCCACCCCCGCTGATGCGATGGGTCACAGCCTTCTCTTGCTCTGGGGCCCAGAAGCCCAGGGTGACTTCGTCCGCTGGTGTCAGCTCGGAGGCCTTTGGGCTTTCGTTGCTCTCCACGGCGCCTTTGCACTGATCGGCTTCATGCTGCGTCAGTTCGAAATTGCTCGTTTGGTCGGCATTCGTCCTTACAACGCCATCGCCTTCTCCGGTCCGATTGCGGTGTTCGTCAGTGTCTTCCTGATGTACCCCTTGGGACAGAGCAGCTGGTTCTTTGCACCCTCCTTTGGTGTGGCTGCAATTTTCCGCTTCCTGTTGTTCCTCCAGGGCTTCCATAACTGGACCCTGAATCCTTTCCACATGATGGGAGTGGCCGGCATTCTTGGCGGTGCACTGCTTTGCGCTATTCACGGCGCAACCGTGGAAAACACTCTTTTTGAGGATGGTGAACAGTCGAACACCTTTAAGGCGTTCGAACCCACCCAAGAAGAAGAGACCTATTCCATGGTCACCGCCAACCGTTTCTGGAGCCAAATCTTCGGAATTGCGTTCTCCAACAAGCGTTGGCTGCACTTCTTCATGCTGTTTGTGCCTGTGATGGGCCTGTGGACCAGCTCCATCGGCATCATTGGCCTTGCCCTCAACTTGCGTGCCTATGACTTCGTGTCACAGGAAATCCGCGCTGCTGAGGATCCTGAATTTGAGACCTTCTACACGAAGAACATTCTTCTGAATGAAGGCCTGCGTGCCTGGATGGCACCGGCTGACCAGCCGCACGAAAACTTCGTCTTCCCTGAAGAGGTTCTGCCCCGTGGAAACGCTCTCTGA